The Cydia amplana chromosome 21, ilCydAmpl1.1, whole genome shotgun sequence genome includes a window with the following:
- the LOC134657992 gene encoding protein SREK1IP1-like, producing the protein MSNYPDFGKIGKDPSRAACKKCGYAGHLTFQCRNFIKVDPNKEIVLDVSSTSSDSEQDYATPLQSLRESELRKKLEEKLKRTREKKSKKSKKKRSRSSSSSTSSSSSSSSSDSESSDSEEEKRKKKKKKSKKSKTKKSHKEKKKSRK; encoded by the exons ATGTCTAATTACCCTGATTTTGGTAAAATCGGTAAAGACCCATCGAGGGCGGCGTGTAAAAAGTGTGGTTATGCTGGCCACTTAACTTTTCAGTGTAGAAACTTTATTAAA GTAGACCCAAACAAAGAGATAGTCCTAGACGTAAGCAGCACAAGCAGTGACAGCGAGCAGGACTACGCCACTCCGCTGCAGAGCCTTCGCGAGTCAGAGTTACGTAAGAAACTGGAGGAGAAGCTAAAGAGGACTCGGGAGAAAAAGAGCAAGAAGAGTAAAAAGAAGAGATCTAG atcaTCAAGTTCATCAACATCAAGtagctcatcatcatcatcatcagattCAGAGAGCAGTGACTCGGAAGAAGAAAagaggaaaaagaaaaaaaagaaatccAAAAAGAGCAAA